Proteins encoded within one genomic window of Cucumis sativus cultivar 9930 chromosome 3, Cucumber_9930_V3, whole genome shotgun sequence:
- the LOC101211610 gene encoding nucleolin 1 gives MEITGEDGSKLVLREPVTVFGRGSGFASKDRTISRRHILIEAKTSENTNGAPMEPKVSFEVIGRNPIWVRSSKNGEIRTFKRSEKGEMAPGESFCVGGQEPIWFELNKIAEFEEGKQVFSRSSDSDDIDVSGIDPVKEFGFLVMGHEFECYGNRVIRDVKKWDWFLDGPSKDSDDDNEDYERKKKRGVIGKRKKGTNSDDEDWTDENEDAVEMITKVQKSQRPKYSTRSKDRNKISNDQRKAAKSNKNYNGEVEEDEDDETLGGFIVDDEVDNVEQMDEDEEEEEFLDDEEDEED, from the exons ATGGAAATCACCGGCGAAGACGGTTCAAAGTTAGTTCTACGAGAGCCAGTGACAGTATTCGGAAGAGGCTCAGGATTTGCTTCCAAAGATCGAACAATATCTCGTCGTCACATTTTAATTGAAGCTAAAACCTCAGAGAACACTAATGGAGCTCCCATGGAGCCTAAAGTTTCCTTCGAGGTCATCGGTAGGAACCCTATCTGGGTTCGGAGCAGCAAAAATGGCGAAATCAGAACATTTAAAAGATCGGAAAAGGGCGAGATGGCGCCTGGTGAGTCGTTCTGCGTGGGTGGGCAAGAACCAATTTGGTTCGAATTAAACAAGATCGCTGAATTCGAAGAAGGGAAGCAAGTTTTTTCGCGTTCTTCTGATTCAGATGATATCGATGTTTCTGGCATTGATCCCGTCAAAG AATTTGGTTTTCTTGTCATGGGACACGAGTTTGAATGTTATGGCAATCGGGTGATTCGTGATGTGAAAAAATGGGACTGGTTTCTGGATGGGCCGAGTAAAGACAGTGATGATGACAATGAAGATTAtgagaggaaaaagaagagaggagTAAtcggaaagagaaaaaaaggaacaaacaGTGACGATGAAGATTGGACAGATGAGAATGAAGATGCTGTTGAAATGATTACGAAAGTACAAAAGTCTCAAAGACCCAAATACTCCACAAGATCAAAAGATCGCAATAAGATTTCTAATGATCAAAGAAAGGCTGCTAAATCTAATAAGAACTATAATggagaagttgaagaagatgaagatgatgaaactTTAGGAGGCTTTATTGTAGATGATGAAGTAGATAATGTAGAACAGATGGacgaagatgaagaagaagaagaatttttAGATGATGAGGAAGATGAGGAAGATTGA
- the LOC101203992 gene encoding glyoxylate/succinic semialdehyde reductase 2, chloroplastic isoform X1, which yields MTFLVRAPYSHHLSSTAIAMSSSFCPHLPLHFGTRPIFYFPTKPSFSLSFKPFSVQATNASSGKEELRVGFLGLGIMGTPMAQNLIKSGCDVTVWNRTKSKCDPLINLGAKYQSSPQEVAASCDVTFAMLADPNSALEVACGENGAASGMSPGKGYVDVSTVDDTTSKLISARIKDTGALFLEAPVSGSKKPAEDGQLIFLTAGDKSLYETVAPFLDIMGKSRFYLGDVGNGAAMKLVVNMIMGSMMAAFSEGLLLSEKVGLDPNDVVEVVSQGAISAPMYKLKGPAMIKSQYPTAFPLKHQQKDLRLALGLAESVSQSTPIAAAANELYKVAKSRGLSDQDFSAVIEALKVKLQN from the exons ATGACATTCTTGGTCAGAGCTCCCTATAGTCATCATCTCTCTTCAACTGCCATCGCAATGTCCTCGAGCTTTTGCCCTCACCTTCCACTCCATTTTGGAACCAGACCCATTTTCTACTTCCCCACCAAACcctccttttctctctctttcaagCCTTTCTCTGTTCAAGCAACCAATGCTTCTTCTGGTAAAG AAGAGCTGCGTGTTGGCTTCCTGGGTCTTGGAATCATGGGTACACCAATGGCACAAAACCTTATAAAATCTGG CTGTGATGTGACTGTTTGGAATAGGACCAAGAGCAAATGTGATCCTCTCATCAATTTGGGAGCAAA ATATCAGTCTTCTCCTCAGGAAGTAGCAGCATCCTGTGATGTCACATTTGCAATGCTTGCTGATCCGAACAGTGCA cTGGAAGTTGCGTGTGGGGAAAATGGAGCTGCAAGTGGAATGTCTCCAGGAAAAGG ATATGTGGATGTTTCAACGGTTGATGATACTACTTCCAAGTTGATCAGTGCACGTATAAAAGATACTGGGGCTTTGTTTTTGGAG GCTCCTGTTTCGGGTTCCAAAAAGCCAGCAGAAGATGGACAGCTGATATTTCTTACTGCAG GTGACAAATCTCTCTACGAAACTGTTGCTCCTTTTCTGGACATCATGGGGAAG TCGAGATTTTATCTTGGTGATGTCGGAAATGGAGCTGCCATGAAACTAGTAGTCAACATGATCATGGGAAG CATGATGGCGGCTTTTTCTGAAGGACTGCTTCTCAGTGAGAAAGTAGGACTCGACCCAAATGACGTTGTGGAG GTAGTTTCTCAGGGGGCGATTAGTGCACCAATGTACAAACTCAAAGGACCAGCAATGATCAAATCCCAGTATCCCACCGCCTTCCCCTTGAAACATCAGCAGAAG GATTTAAGGCTTGCTCTAGGTTTGGCAGAATCTGTATCTCAATCCACTCCTATTGCTGCTGCTGCTAATGAACTGTACAAGGTAGCCAAATCTCGTGGACTCAGTGATCAAGATTTTTCAGCTGTCATTGAAGCTTTAAAAGTCAAGTTGCAGAATTGA
- the LOC101203992 gene encoding glyoxylate/succinic semialdehyde reductase 2, chloroplastic isoform X2, with product MTFLVRAPYSHHLSSTAIAMSSSFCPHLPLHFGTRPIFYFPTKPSFSLSFKPFSVQATNASSGKELRVGFLGLGIMGTPMAQNLIKSGCDVTVWNRTKSKCDPLINLGAKYQSSPQEVAASCDVTFAMLADPNSALEVACGENGAASGMSPGKGYVDVSTVDDTTSKLISARIKDTGALFLEAPVSGSKKPAEDGQLIFLTAGDKSLYETVAPFLDIMGKSRFYLGDVGNGAAMKLVVNMIMGSMMAAFSEGLLLSEKVGLDPNDVVEVVSQGAISAPMYKLKGPAMIKSQYPTAFPLKHQQKDLRLALGLAESVSQSTPIAAAANELYKVAKSRGLSDQDFSAVIEALKVKLQN from the exons ATGACATTCTTGGTCAGAGCTCCCTATAGTCATCATCTCTCTTCAACTGCCATCGCAATGTCCTCGAGCTTTTGCCCTCACCTTCCACTCCATTTTGGAACCAGACCCATTTTCTACTTCCCCACCAAACcctccttttctctctctttcaagCCTTTCTCTGTTCAAGCAACCAATGCTTCTTCTGGTAAAG AGCTGCGTGTTGGCTTCCTGGGTCTTGGAATCATGGGTACACCAATGGCACAAAACCTTATAAAATCTGG CTGTGATGTGACTGTTTGGAATAGGACCAAGAGCAAATGTGATCCTCTCATCAATTTGGGAGCAAA ATATCAGTCTTCTCCTCAGGAAGTAGCAGCATCCTGTGATGTCACATTTGCAATGCTTGCTGATCCGAACAGTGCA cTGGAAGTTGCGTGTGGGGAAAATGGAGCTGCAAGTGGAATGTCTCCAGGAAAAGG ATATGTGGATGTTTCAACGGTTGATGATACTACTTCCAAGTTGATCAGTGCACGTATAAAAGATACTGGGGCTTTGTTTTTGGAG GCTCCTGTTTCGGGTTCCAAAAAGCCAGCAGAAGATGGACAGCTGATATTTCTTACTGCAG GTGACAAATCTCTCTACGAAACTGTTGCTCCTTTTCTGGACATCATGGGGAAG TCGAGATTTTATCTTGGTGATGTCGGAAATGGAGCTGCCATGAAACTAGTAGTCAACATGATCATGGGAAG CATGATGGCGGCTTTTTCTGAAGGACTGCTTCTCAGTGAGAAAGTAGGACTCGACCCAAATGACGTTGTGGAG GTAGTTTCTCAGGGGGCGATTAGTGCACCAATGTACAAACTCAAAGGACCAGCAATGATCAAATCCCAGTATCCCACCGCCTTCCCCTTGAAACATCAGCAGAAG GATTTAAGGCTTGCTCTAGGTTTGGCAGAATCTGTATCTCAATCCACTCCTATTGCTGCTGCTGCTAATGAACTGTACAAGGTAGCCAAATCTCGTGGACTCAGTGATCAAGATTTTTCAGCTGTCATTGAAGCTTTAAAAGTCAAGTTGCAGAATTGA